The Flavobacterium commune genome contains a region encoding:
- a CDS encoding glycosyltransferase: protein MNYYIVIPAHNEEEFISLTLESLVSQTLLPKKVIIVNDNSTDSTAEIVQAFAKDNPFITLVEKKSSAIHLPGSKVIQAFQKGFETLDENYDVIVKLDADLIFPNNYFETITKHFNSDPTIGMVGGFCYIEKNGEWVLENLTDKDHIRGALKAYRKETFKQIGGLRPQMGWDTVDELLCKFYNWKVVTDASLKVKHLKPTGANYNKTARYKQGEAFYTLGYGFWITSIASAKLSFMKKKPLLFFDYIQGFLKAKSEKKPLMVTAEQAKFIRNYRLKKMKEKLF from the coding sequence ATGAACTACTACATAGTTATTCCTGCTCATAACGAAGAAGAATTTATTTCTTTGACCTTAGAATCTTTAGTTTCGCAAACACTTTTACCTAAAAAAGTGATTATCGTAAATGATAATTCTACCGACAGCACTGCCGAAATTGTTCAGGCTTTCGCCAAAGACAATCCGTTTATCACATTGGTAGAAAAAAAATCGAGTGCCATTCATTTACCGGGAAGCAAAGTAATTCAGGCTTTTCAAAAAGGATTTGAAACCTTAGATGAGAATTATGATGTAATTGTAAAATTGGATGCCGACTTAATTTTTCCAAACAATTATTTCGAGACTATAACTAAACACTTTAACTCTGACCCAACAATTGGAATGGTGGGAGGATTTTGTTATATCGAAAAAAACGGCGAATGGGTTCTGGAAAACTTAACTGACAAAGATCACATCCGTGGTGCGCTTAAAGCCTACAGAAAAGAAACTTTCAAACAAATTGGTGGTTTAAGACCACAAATGGGTTGGGATACTGTTGATGAATTACTTTGTAAATTCTACAATTGGAAAGTCGTTACCGATGCTTCTTTGAAAGTAAAACACCTAAAACCAACGGGAGCCAATTACAATAAAACAGCTCGTTACAAACAGGGGGAAGCTTTTTATACTCTGGGTTACGGATTTTGGATTACTTCAATTGCTTCAGCTAAGTTGTCTTTTATGAAAAAGAAACCTTTGTTGTTTTTTGATTACATCCAGGGATTTCTAAAAGCAAAATCAGAAAAAAAACCATTGATGGTAACTGCTGAACAAGCTAAATTCATTCGTAATTATCGCTTGAAAAAGATGAAAGAGAAGCTTTTCTAA
- a CDS encoding 3-oxoacyl-ACP synthase III family protein, whose product MKIKITGTGSYIPERIISDKYFELHQFLNEDGTPIKQSNEVIIKKFKAITGIEERRYAESQYNTSDLAFLASQKAIENAGIDPETIDYIIFAHNFGDVKHGTVQSDMIPSLASRVKNKLGIKNPKCVAYDLIFGCPGWVEGVLQANAFIKSGMANRCLVIGAETLSRVVDDHDRDSMIYSDGAGATIIEASDNETGMLSYETASYTEEEAGFLFYGKSYHPGLDQNTKYIKMYGRKIYEFALSNVPAAMKSCLDKSGIAIDDVKKILIHQANEKMDEAIIDRFYKLYDKTAPANIMPMSIHDLGNSSVATVPTLFDLILNGQIEDHEINKGDILIFASVGAGMNINAFVYRY is encoded by the coding sequence ATGAAAATAAAAATAACTGGTACAGGAAGTTACATTCCAGAAAGAATAATTTCCGATAAATATTTCGAACTTCATCAATTTCTAAATGAAGATGGTACTCCAATCAAACAGTCGAATGAAGTTATTATTAAAAAATTCAAAGCAATAACCGGAATCGAAGAAAGACGCTATGCAGAGAGTCAATACAACACTTCTGACTTGGCTTTTTTAGCTTCTCAAAAAGCAATTGAAAATGCAGGAATTGATCCTGAAACTATTGATTATATTATTTTTGCACACAATTTTGGTGATGTAAAACACGGAACGGTACAATCAGATATGATACCGAGTTTAGCCAGTCGTGTTAAAAATAAATTAGGGATTAAAAACCCAAAATGTGTGGCTTACGACCTTATTTTTGGCTGTCCGGGATGGGTTGAAGGTGTATTACAAGCCAATGCTTTTATCAAATCCGGAATGGCTAATCGTTGTTTGGTTATTGGTGCCGAAACTCTTTCGAGAGTGGTGGATGACCACGACCGTGATTCGATGATTTATTCGGATGGTGCCGGAGCAACAATCATTGAAGCTTCTGACAACGAAACCGGAATGCTTTCTTATGAAACTGCCTCTTACACCGAAGAAGAAGCCGGATTTTTATTCTACGGAAAATCGTATCATCCGGGCTTGGATCAAAATACCAAATACATCAAAATGTATGGTAGAAAAATTTACGAATTCGCCCTAAGTAATGTTCCTGCTGCCATGAAAAGCTGTTTGGACAAAAGCGGAATCGCGATAGATGATGTCAAAAAAATCCTGATTCATCAAGCCAATGAAAAAATGGACGAAGCTATCATAGATCGTTTTTACAAACTATATGATAAAACTGCTCCGGCTAACATTATGCCAATGAGTATTCACGATTTAGGAAATAGCAGTGTGGCTACCGTTCCTACTCTTTTTGATTTGATTTTAAACGGACAAATTGAAGATCATGAAATTAATAAAGGTGACATACTTATTTTTGCTTCTGTTGGAGCAGGAATGAATATTAATGCTTTTGTTTACAGATACTAA
- a CDS encoding methyltransferase — MYEKTFPNKRFKHTLDFLKKHISTSETIFDLGVPNPFSKIMEENGYQVKNTTGEDLDKDQTALQTESYTVFTAFEIFEHLLNPYTVLENVKCDKLLISIPLRLWFSPAYRSKTDMWDRHYHEFEDWQLDWLLEKTGWKITAREKFTHPVKKLGFRPLLRYFTPRYYIVFAEKVKI, encoded by the coding sequence ATGTACGAAAAAACGTTTCCTAATAAAAGATTCAAACACACCTTAGATTTTTTAAAAAAACACATTTCAACTTCTGAAACTATTTTTGACTTAGGAGTTCCAAATCCTTTTTCTAAAATCATGGAAGAAAATGGATATCAGGTAAAAAACACCACAGGAGAAGATTTAGACAAAGACCAAACGGCTTTACAAACCGAATCTTATACTGTCTTTACTGCTTTCGAAATTTTCGAACATTTATTGAATCCTTATACGGTTTTAGAAAATGTAAAATGCGACAAATTGTTAATTTCAATTCCGTTACGCCTTTGGTTTTCGCCAGCTTACAGAAGCAAAACCGACATGTGGGACAGACATTACCACGAATTTGAAGATTGGCAATTGGACTGGCTATTGGAAAAAACAGGCTGGAAAATTACAGCAAGAGAAAAATTCACCCACCCTGTAAAGAAATTAGGCTTCAGACCTTTATTACGTTATTTCACACCAAGATATTATATTGTATTTGCTGAAAAAGTTAAGATTTAA
- the gcvP gene encoding aminomethyl-transferring glycine dehydrogenase gives MKTDAFALRHIGPEESDLQHMLKTIGVDSIEQLIYETLPDDIRLKAPLNLDPEMTEYEYLKHITLLGSKNKMFKTYIGLGYNQAIVPAVIQRNVFENPGWYTAYTPYQAEIAQGRLEAILNFQTMVIELTGMEIANASLLDEGTAAAEAMALLFDVRTREQKKANVCKFFVSEEILPQTLSVLQTRSTPIGVELVIGNHENFDFSDEFFGAILQYPGKFGQVNDYTPFIAKAAENNIKVAVAADILSLAKLTPPGEMGAAVVLGTTQRFGIPLGYGGPHAAYFATKEEYKRSMPGRIIGVTVDTNGNRALRMALQTREQHIKRDKATSNICTAQVLLSVMASMYAVYHGPRGLRYIANKVHASAVTLANTLAKLGFEQTNTAFFDTIVIKADAKKIREIAEANEVNFFYPNENSVSISLNETIGFADLNKVVSIFAAAKELATITISELSETNHFPESLIRTSTFLQHEVFNKYHSETALMRYIKMLERKDLALNHSMISLGSCTMKLNAAAEMLPLSSPSWNSIHPFAPLDQAKGYQKMLSKLEEYLNEITGFAATTLQPNSGAQGEYAGLMVIQAYHESRGDHHRNIALIPASAHGTNPASAAMAGMKVVVTKTLENGNIDVEDLREKAILHKDNLSCVMITYPSTHGVYESAIKEITKIVHDNGGQVYMDGANMNAQVGLTNPATIGADVCHLNLHKTFAIPHGGGGPGVGPICVAPQLAPFLPTNPVVPTGGENAITAISAAPWGSALVCLISYGYIKMLGAEGLKSATEHAILNANYIKEKLSGHYDTLYSGEMGRAAHEMILECRPFKQKGIEVTDIAKRLMDYGFHAPTVSFPVAGTLMIEPTESENLEELDRFCDAMISIRKEIEAASIEDSNNVLKNSPHTLAMLTTENWDFPYSREQAAFPLDYIAENKFWPSVRRADDAFGDRNLVCSCAPIEAYMES, from the coding sequence ATGAAAACAGACGCTTTTGCTTTAAGACACATAGGTCCAGAGGAATCAGACTTACAACATATGTTGAAAACAATAGGAGTTGACTCGATAGAACAACTCATTTATGAGACCCTTCCGGATGATATACGTCTAAAAGCACCTCTAAATTTAGATCCTGAAATGACGGAATATGAATATTTAAAACATATTACGCTTTTAGGAAGTAAAAATAAAATGTTCAAAACCTACATAGGTTTAGGTTACAACCAAGCCATCGTTCCTGCGGTTATTCAAAGAAACGTGTTTGAAAACCCGGGCTGGTACACGGCTTACACGCCTTACCAGGCCGAAATTGCGCAAGGTCGTCTGGAAGCAATTTTGAATTTTCAAACGATGGTGATCGAATTAACCGGAATGGAAATCGCCAATGCTTCACTTCTTGACGAAGGTACTGCTGCAGCTGAGGCTATGGCATTATTATTTGATGTAAGAACCAGAGAGCAAAAGAAAGCTAATGTTTGTAAATTCTTCGTTTCAGAAGAAATCTTACCACAAACTTTATCGGTTTTACAAACCCGTTCTACACCTATTGGAGTAGAATTAGTAATAGGAAATCACGAAAACTTTGACTTTTCTGATGAATTCTTCGGAGCTATTTTACAATATCCTGGGAAATTCGGTCAGGTAAATGACTATACTCCTTTTATTGCAAAAGCTGCTGAAAACAATATCAAAGTAGCTGTTGCTGCCGATATTTTAAGTTTAGCTAAATTAACTCCTCCGGGAGAAATGGGAGCTGCCGTAGTACTTGGAACTACACAACGTTTCGGAATTCCGTTAGGTTACGGTGGTCCTCACGCTGCTTATTTTGCTACCAAAGAAGAATACAAACGTTCTATGCCAGGAAGAATCATCGGGGTAACTGTTGATACTAATGGAAACCGTGCATTGCGTATGGCATTGCAAACACGTGAACAACACATTAAACGTGATAAAGCAACTTCTAACATCTGTACTGCACAGGTTTTATTGTCAGTTATGGCGAGTATGTATGCTGTTTATCACGGTCCAAGAGGATTAAGATACATTGCAAACAAAGTACATGCTTCGGCGGTGACTTTAGCAAATACTTTAGCTAAGTTAGGTTTCGAACAAACCAATACTGCTTTCTTTGACACTATTGTTATAAAAGCAGATGCTAAAAAAATAAGAGAAATTGCCGAAGCAAACGAAGTGAATTTCTTTTATCCAAATGAAAATTCAGTTTCTATTTCATTGAATGAAACCATCGGTTTTGCCGATTTGAATAAGGTAGTTTCAATTTTTGCTGCTGCAAAAGAATTAGCTACAATTACAATTAGCGAATTATCAGAAACGAATCATTTCCCGGAAAGTTTAATCAGAACTTCAACGTTCTTACAACACGAAGTTTTCAACAAATATCATTCGGAAACTGCTTTGATGCGTTACATCAAAATGTTAGAGCGTAAAGATTTAGCTTTAAATCACTCAATGATTTCACTAGGTTCTTGCACGATGAAACTAAATGCCGCAGCCGAAATGTTGCCATTAAGTTCTCCAAGCTGGAATAGCATTCACCCATTCGCTCCTTTAGATCAGGCAAAAGGATACCAAAAAATGCTTTCTAAACTGGAGGAATACCTAAATGAAATTACCGGTTTTGCTGCAACTACTTTGCAACCAAATTCAGGTGCACAAGGAGAATACGCAGGATTAATGGTAATTCAGGCGTATCATGAATCAAGAGGCGATCATCATAGAAATATTGCTTTGATTCCCGCTTCGGCTCACGGAACCAACCCGGCTTCTGCGGCTATGGCAGGAATGAAAGTGGTTGTTACCAAAACCTTAGAAAACGGAAATATTGACGTAGAAGATTTACGCGAAAAAGCTATTTTACACAAAGACAATTTATCTTGTGTGATGATTACCTATCCATCCACTCACGGTGTTTACGAAAGCGCGATTAAAGAAATCACTAAAATTGTTCACGATAATGGTGGTCAGGTTTATATGGACGGTGCAAATATGAATGCTCAGGTTGGATTAACCAATCCAGCAACTATCGGTGCTGACGTTTGTCACCTAAACTTACACAAAACATTTGCTATTCCTCACGGTGGTGGAGGACCTGGTGTGGGACCAATATGTGTTGCGCCACAATTAGCTCCGTTTTTACCAACAAATCCCGTAGTTCCTACAGGTGGAGAAAATGCAATTACGGCTATTTCTGCTGCTCCTTGGGGTTCTGCATTAGTATGCTTGATTTCTTATGGATACATCAAAATGCTTGGAGCCGAAGGTTTAAAATCGGCTACTGAACACGCTATTTTGAATGCTAACTATATCAAAGAAAAATTAAGCGGTCATTACGACACTTTATATTCAGGAGAAATGGGACGTGCGGCACACGAAATGATTTTAGAATGCCGTCCGTTCAAACAAAAAGGAATCGAAGTTACCGATATTGCAAAACGTTTGATGGATTACGGTTTCCACGCTCCAACTGTTTCTTTCCCGGTAGCCGGAACTTTAATGATTGAGCCAACAGAAAGTGAAAACTTAGAAGAATTAGACCGTTTTTGTGATGCGATGATTTCAATCAGAAAAGAAATTGAAGCTGCATCTATCGAAGATTCGAATAATGTTTTGAAAAATTCGCCTCATACATTAGCAATGTTAACTACTGAAAACTGGGATTTCCCATACAGTAGAGAACAAGCAGCTTTCCCATTGGATTACATCGCCGAAAACAAATTCTGGCCTTCTGTTCGCAGAGCCGATGATGCTTTTGGAGACAGAAATTTAGTATGTAGCTGTGCTCCTATTGAAGCTTATATGGAAAGTTAA
- a CDS encoding MlaE family ABC transporter permease, whose translation MMLIRYLSQIGRYFLMLKEIFNKQTKWSVMRNLIFKEIDDLIIGSLGIVAFISFFVGGVVSIQTALNLTNPLIPKYLIGFATRQSVILEFAPTFISVIMAGKMGSFITSSIGTMRVTEQIDALEVMGVNSLNYLVFPKIIALLLYPFVIGISMFLGILGGWIAGVYGGFTSSAEFINGAQMEFIPFHITYAFIKTIIFAMLLATIPSFHGYYMKGGALEVGKASTVSFVWTSVSIILFNYILTQLLLGS comes from the coding sequence ATGATGCTCATTCGATATTTATCGCAAATAGGAAGATATTTCCTAATGCTCAAAGAGATTTTTAACAAACAAACCAAATGGTCTGTGATGCGCAATCTCATATTTAAAGAAATAGACGATTTAATCATTGGCTCACTAGGTATTGTTGCCTTCATTTCATTCTTTGTGGGTGGAGTAGTTTCTATTCAGACCGCTTTGAATTTAACCAATCCATTAATCCCAAAATATCTAATCGGTTTTGCAACCCGCCAATCGGTAATTTTGGAATTTGCGCCAACCTTTATTTCAGTAATTATGGCCGGAAAAATGGGTTCATTCATTACCTCAAGTATCGGAACCATGCGTGTTACTGAACAAATTGACGCTCTGGAAGTAATGGGAGTTAATTCATTAAACTACTTAGTTTTTCCTAAAATCATCGCCTTATTATTGTATCCATTTGTTATTGGAATTAGTATGTTTTTAGGAATCCTAGGAGGCTGGATAGCCGGCGTTTATGGTGGTTTTACCTCAAGTGCCGAATTTATCAATGGAGCTCAGATGGAATTTATCCCATTTCATATTACTTATGCTTTTATTAAAACCATCATTTTTGCCATGTTATTAGCTACAATTCCATCTTTTCACGGTTATTATATGAAAGGTGGCGCATTGGAAGTAGGTAAAGCAAGTACAGTATCCTTTGTTTGGACATCGGTTTCCATCATACTTTTCAATTATATACTAACTCAGTTGTTACTAGGATCATGA